A single window of Anopheles moucheti chromosome 2, idAnoMoucSN_F20_07, whole genome shotgun sequence DNA harbors:
- the LOC128298633 gene encoding trichohyalin, with the protein MIKELYQQTEPKSHRPSYANKAVILSSAKWDQMWKKVTSPAEKETEVLCQQEREFREYLKNGSKKMTSTWENTVQNIRDKKEAERLRRDKAKVEEDQRHYRELKAADEIKRKELIQKAEDLIQKDKVGPRVLESASKFCEVLKGRELQRQFRLEQEQIQQIRKQSVDSQTLSQANHWLKSHGDRLLEDRQRFDNYKRELKETMIRNQQQQRQRKQDLLTEEQQSLEVIENEMRRQQERERKALEESKEMRRMNALEAIRMAEDRRARLRRESEIEDALLQIYCDGQQNIASFKQGIHVNKHRFRDNTHQLTEAIERQRAALAREERNQAHAAEEKDRIATIKEREQTEQQKQLKAARMQAHLDEIEWQRQREAEEAVLTRREYEERLRNIDVTFGFDRHKVTDKTVKTYAQRKLLLGQMVEKEVRERREADTTAELRYAREHADKENRHFLQYAQDLISDAKVKGRPILPLLKTVQSYKREHFHDFKDADVVPQHLLSRVPINNKLMEQGVLDAMPARQKALVLPKRMPPKALEALVKDEQQCEKNGTPLVDCKTRTADTKVVP; encoded by the exons ATGATAAAGGAACTGTATCAGCAGACCGAACCGAAGTCGCACCGTCCGAGCTACGCCAACAAGGCGGTCATACTGAGCAGCGCCAAGTGGGATCAGATGTGGAAGAAGGTGACCAGTCCGGCCGAGAAGGAAACGGAGGTGCTGTGTCAGCAGGAGCGCGAGTTTCGTGAGTACCTGAAGAATGGCTCCAAGAAGATGACCAGCACGTGGGAAAACACGGTGCAGAACATACGCGACAAGAAGGAGGCGGAACGGTTGCGCCGCGATAAGGCCAAGGTGGAGGAAG ATCAGCGTCACTATCGGGAGTTGAAGGCAGCGGACGAGATAAAGCGGAAGGAGCTCATCCAGAAGGCGGAAGATCTGATCCAGAAGGACAAGGTTGGACCGCGCGTGCTGGAGAGTGCGTCCAAGTTCTGCGAGGTGTTGAAGGGCCGCGAGTTGCAGCGTCAGTTCCGGTTGGAGCAGGAACAGATCCAGCAGATACGCAAGCAGTCGGTCGACTCGCAAACACTGTCCCAGGCCAACCACTGGTTGAAGTCGCACGGCGATCGGTTGCTAGAGGACCGGCAGCGCTTCGATAACTACAAGCGCGAGCTGAAGGAAACGATGATccgcaaccagcagcagcagcgtcaaCGCAAGCAGGACCTCCTCACCGAGGAGCAGCAAAGCTTGGAGGTGATCGAGAATGAGATGCGCCGTCAGCAGGAACGCGAGCGGAAAGCGCTGGAGGAGAGCAAAGAGATGCGGCGCATGAACGCGCTGGAAGCGATCCGCATGGCGGAGGATAGACGAGCGCGGTTGAGGCGCGAGTCCGAAATAGAGGACGCGCTGCTGCAGATCTACTGCGATGGGCAGCAGAACATAGCGAGCTTCAAGCAGGGCATTCACGTGAACAAGCACCGCTTTCGGGACAACACGCACCAGCTCACGGAAGCGATCGAGCGGCAACGGGCCGCGCTGGCCCGGGAGGAACGCAATCAGGCGCATGCCGCCGAGGAGAAGGATCGTATCGCGACGATCAAAGAGCGCGAACAGACggagcagcagaagcagctgAAGGCGGCCCGCATGCAGGCCCACCTGGACGAGATCGAGTGGCAGCGGCAACGCGAAGCCGAGGAGGCCGTCCTTACCCGGCGCGAGTACGAGGAGCGGCTGCGCAACATCGACGTGACGTTCGGGTTCGATCGCCACAAGGTGACGGACAAGACGGTCAAGACGTACGCCCAGCGCAAACTGCTGCTCGGCCAGATGGTGGAGAAGGAGGTGCGCGAACGGCGCGAAGCGGACACCACGGCCGAGCTGCGGTACGCGCGGGAGCACGCCGACAAGGAGAACCGCCACTTCCTGCAGTACGCGCAGGATCTCATCAGCGATGCGAAGGTGAAGGGGCGTCCAATACTGCCACTGCTCAAAACGGTACAGAGCTACAAGCGGGAGCACTTCCACGACTTCAAGGATGCCGATGTGGTGCCGCAGCACCTGCTGTCGCGCGTCCCCATCAACAACAAGCTGATGGAGCAGGGTGTGCTGGATGCGATGCCGGCCCGCCAGAAAGCGCTGGTGCTGCCGAAACGGATGCCCCCGAAAGCGCTCGAAGCGCTCGTGAAGGACGAACAGCAGTGCGAGAAAAATGGCACACCGCTGGTCGATTGCAAAACGCGCACCGCAGACACGAAAGTGGTTCCGTGA
- the LOC128309822 gene encoding myosin light chain alkali isoform X1: MAHDLKDVEIEKAQFVFSVYDWEGSGQMDAMDLGNALRALNLNPTLDLIGKMGGTQKRGEKKVKFEEFLPIFSQVKKEKEQGCYEDFLECLKLYDKNEDGTMLLAELQHSLTALGERLDDVELDNVFKDCMDPEDDDGNIPYGPFLKKMMDNMVVIDHVK; this comes from the exons ATG GCCCACGATCTGAAGGATGTTGAAATTGAGA AGGCACAGTTCGTCTTCTCCGTCTACGATTGGGAAGGTTCCGGCCAGATGGATGCCATGGACCTTGGCAATGCTCTCCGCGCCCTGAACCTGAACCCAACGCTTGACCTGATCGGCAAGATGGGTGGCACCCAGAAGCGCGGTGAGAAGAAGGTGAAGTTCGAGGAATTCCTGCCAATCTTCTCGCAGGTCAAGAAGGAGAAGGAACAGGGCTGCTACGAGGACTTCCTGGAGTGTCTGAAGCTGTACGACAAAAATGAGGATGGCACCATGCTATTGGCAGAACTGCAGCACAGCTTAACGGCTCTCG GTGAGAGACTGGACGATGTGGAGTTGGACAACGTCTTCAAGGACTGCATGGACCCTGAGGATGATGACGGCAACATCCCATACGGAC CGTTCCTCAAGAAGATGATGGATAACATGGTTGTCATTGACCACGTTAAGTAA
- the LOC128309822 gene encoding myosin light chain alkali isoform X2 yields MAHDLKDVEIEKAQFVFSVYDWEGSGQMDAMDLGNALRALNLNPTLDLIGKMGGTQKRGEKKVKFEEFLPIFSQVKKEKEQGCYEDFLECLKLYDKNEDGTMLLAELQHSLTALGERLDDVELDNVFKDCMDPEDDDGNIPYGPFLQRLCDHAP; encoded by the exons ATG GCCCACGATCTGAAGGATGTTGAAATTGAGA AGGCACAGTTCGTCTTCTCCGTCTACGATTGGGAAGGTTCCGGCCAGATGGATGCCATGGACCTTGGCAATGCTCTCCGCGCCCTGAACCTGAACCCAACGCTTGACCTGATCGGCAAGATGGGTGGCACCCAGAAGCGCGGTGAGAAGAAGGTGAAGTTCGAGGAATTCCTGCCAATCTTCTCGCAGGTCAAGAAGGAGAAGGAACAGGGCTGCTACGAGGACTTCCTGGAGTGTCTGAAGCTGTACGACAAAAATGAGGATGGCACCATGCTATTGGCAGAACTGCAGCACAGCTTAACGGCTCTCG GTGAGAGACTGGACGATGTGGAGTTGGACAACGTCTTCAAGGACTGCATGGACCCTGAGGATGATGACGGCAACATCCCATACGGAC CATTTCTTCAGAGATTGTGTGACCACGCGCCGTAA